From one Paenibacillus terrae HPL-003 genomic stretch:
- the thyA gene encoding thymidylate synthase has translation MRNYLELLEDILENGVKKEDRTGTGTLSVFGRQLRFDLAKGFPLMTTKRVHLKSVIHELLWFLRGDTNISYLKENGVTIWDEWADEQGNLGPVYGSQWRAWETTDGQHIDQIANVIEAIKNNPDSRRHIVSAWNVGEIDSMKLPPCHFVFQFYVAGGKLSCMLTMRSVDTFLGLPFNIASYALLTHMVAQQCGLEPGEFIWSGGDVHIYSNHMQQVHTQLERNPYPLPQLKILRKPDSIFDYTYEDFAFENYEYHPGIKAPVAI, from the coding sequence TTGCGGAATTACTTGGAACTGCTGGAGGATATATTGGAGAATGGAGTGAAAAAAGAGGACCGTACAGGGACGGGAACACTTTCTGTTTTCGGAAGACAGCTCCGCTTTGATCTGGCCAAGGGTTTTCCCTTGATGACAACTAAAAGAGTACATTTAAAATCCGTCATCCATGAGTTGCTGTGGTTCTTACGGGGAGATACTAACATTTCTTACCTCAAAGAGAACGGGGTTACCATATGGGATGAATGGGCAGACGAGCAGGGGAATCTGGGACCTGTGTATGGCTCACAATGGCGTGCGTGGGAAACAACAGACGGACAACATATCGATCAGATTGCGAATGTCATTGAAGCGATTAAAAACAACCCGGATTCCCGCCGACATATCGTCAGTGCCTGGAATGTGGGTGAAATCGATTCAATGAAGCTCCCGCCATGCCATTTTGTATTTCAGTTTTATGTGGCCGGAGGGAAGCTTTCCTGCATGCTGACCATGCGTTCAGTCGACACCTTCCTTGGCCTTCCTTTTAATATCGCTAGTTATGCATTGCTAACGCATATGGTTGCACAGCAGTGTGGTTTGGAGCCGGGTGAATTCATTTGGTCAGGCGGCGATGTGCATATTTATTCAAATCATATGCAACAAGTGCATACGCAGCTGGAGCGTAATCCTTATCCACTGCCTCAGCTCAAAATCCTTCGTAAACCGGATTCGATATTTGATTATACGTACGAGGACTTTGCTTTTGAGAATTACGAATATCATCCGGGTATCAAGGCGCCAGTCGCTATCTGA
- a CDS encoding dihydrofolate reductase — protein sequence MSITMIWAMAQNGVIGRDNSLPWRLPRDMAFFKEQTIGKTVLMGRKTWESFGGKSLPKRRNVILTRDQSYLAEGAEVIHSLEEGLQLAAQEELMIIGGAEIYSLFWTHADRLIVTRIDENFEGDTTFPELDWNGWNVVSETPGVKDERNPYDYRFVVYERTK from the coding sequence ATGAGCATTACGATGATATGGGCTATGGCACAAAACGGCGTCATTGGCCGGGATAACAGTCTCCCTTGGCGCCTGCCGAGAGATATGGCATTTTTCAAGGAGCAGACGATCGGAAAAACCGTACTCATGGGGCGTAAGACATGGGAATCCTTTGGCGGAAAAAGCCTACCTAAGCGGCGTAACGTTATTTTGACCCGTGATCAGAGCTATCTGGCAGAGGGCGCAGAAGTGATCCATTCTCTGGAGGAAGGTCTCCAATTGGCTGCGCAGGAAGAACTGATGATCATCGGCGGCGCGGAGATTTATTCACTGTTCTGGACACATGCTGATCGGCTAATCGTCACCAGGATTGATGAGAATTTCGAGGGAGATACGACTTTTCCTGAGCTGGATTGGAACGGCTGGAATGTAGTCAGTGAGACTCCCGGTGTCAAGGATGAAAGAAACCCTTACGACTACCGTTTTGTCGTTTACGAGAGGACGAAGTAA
- a CDS encoding glutamate synthase subunit beta: MSTPTGFMEYTRQLPTDRDPAERIKDWEEFHKHMSEEELRTQGARCMDCGTPYCHTGMDIMGATLGCPVHNLIPEWNNLVYRGLWKEALDRLHKTNNFPEFTGRVCPAPCEGSCTVGLIGQSVTIKTIEEAIIEKGFEEGWVVPNPPEKRTGRRVAIVGSGPAGLAAAAQLNKAGHSVTVYERADRVGGLLMYGIPSMKLDKKVVQRRVDLLEAEGIQFITNTEIGKDIPTDQLIAEYDAVVLCGGSTKPREFNIEGSDLNGVHYAMDYLNGTIKSYLDSNLEDGNYLSSQGKDVIVIGGGDTGSDCVATSLRHGCRSVTQFGTHAKAPLERDPIANPWPQFPNVYSLDYAQQEAKAIFGEDPREFSIMTTKFVGDENGNLKELHTIQIQRIVDETGRKIYQPVPGTERIFPAQIALIAIGFDGPEQTIVEQIGLETDRRSNVKARYGKYVTNVDKVFAAGDMRRGQSLVVWAINEGREAAREVDKYLMGATVLV; encoded by the coding sequence ATGTCTACACCAACTGGATTTATGGAATACACACGACAGCTTCCTACAGACCGGGATCCGGCAGAGCGTATTAAGGATTGGGAAGAATTCCATAAGCATATGTCCGAAGAAGAGCTGCGTACCCAAGGGGCACGTTGTATGGACTGCGGAACTCCTTATTGTCATACGGGAATGGACATTATGGGGGCGACTTTGGGCTGCCCGGTTCATAATCTTATTCCGGAATGGAACAATCTCGTATATCGTGGTTTGTGGAAGGAAGCACTGGATCGGCTACACAAAACAAATAATTTCCCTGAATTTACTGGGCGTGTCTGTCCTGCTCCTTGTGAAGGTTCCTGTACGGTCGGCTTGATCGGGCAATCTGTTACGATTAAGACGATTGAGGAAGCTATTATCGAAAAAGGCTTTGAGGAAGGCTGGGTTGTCCCTAATCCGCCTGAAAAGCGTACAGGCAGACGGGTAGCTATTGTCGGCTCGGGTCCCGCAGGATTGGCTGCTGCTGCGCAGCTAAACAAAGCAGGACACAGTGTAACCGTGTATGAGCGTGCGGATCGTGTTGGCGGGCTGCTGATGTATGGCATCCCTTCCATGAAGCTGGACAAAAAGGTTGTTCAGCGTCGTGTGGATTTACTGGAGGCAGAGGGCATTCAATTCATTACGAATACAGAGATCGGAAAGGATATTCCTACCGATCAGCTGATTGCTGAGTATGATGCGGTTGTACTGTGCGGTGGCTCTACGAAGCCGAGAGAATTCAACATTGAAGGTAGCGATTTGAATGGCGTTCATTATGCAATGGATTATTTGAATGGTACCATCAAGAGCTACCTGGATTCCAACCTGGAAGATGGCAACTATTTGTCCTCTCAGGGTAAGGATGTTATTGTGATCGGTGGTGGTGATACAGGTTCGGATTGTGTAGCTACTTCTTTACGTCATGGCTGTCGAAGCGTCACTCAATTTGGCACACATGCCAAAGCTCCTTTGGAGCGTGACCCCATTGCCAATCCTTGGCCACAATTTCCAAATGTGTACTCTCTCGATTATGCACAGCAGGAAGCGAAGGCGATATTCGGGGAAGATCCGCGTGAGTTTTCCATCATGACAACGAAGTTTGTAGGTGATGAGAACGGTAATTTGAAAGAGCTGCACACGATTCAAATTCAGCGTATTGTCGATGAAACGGGGCGTAAAATCTATCAGCCGGTTCCGGGTACCGAGCGTATATTCCCGGCACAGATTGCTCTCATTGCTATTGGATTCGACGGTCCTGAACAAACGATTGTGGAGCAAATTGGTTTGGAAACTGATCGTCGTTCCAACGTTAAAGCACGTTACGGGAAATATGTTACGAATGTAGATAAGGTTTTTGCTGCTGGTGATATGCGCCGCGGGCAAAGCCTTGTTGTATGGGCCATTAATGAAGGTCGGGAAGCCGCACGTGAGGTCGATAAATACCTGATGGGCGCTACCGTTTTGGTGTAA
- a CDS encoding type IA DNA topoisomerase — translation MKTLIIAEKPDMGRTIAAVMEPRAKNNRTYLEGEKYIVTWAIGHLLGLAEPDAYDAKYKRWNIKDLPIIPEQFKIVPNPKTKDQLKIIGELAKRCNAIVNACDAGREGQYIFALIQQQLKLRQPVKRLWISDLTAESIAAGFERLRDASEFEFLTQAARARSEADWLIGMNASRAFTTRHNALLSVGRVQTPVLALIHDREKEIEAFQSQTFYDVWAEFKQDQTKYKGAWQGDRLTKPEEAEAIAAAVRGKTGEITKYDTKQTKEYPFKLYDLTLLQREANAKYSYSAKKTLDVAQALYERHKVISYPRTNSNYVTEQNIDGMHKALRMLGTGPYADLVQQANPNLVHKQNKAVCNPSRVEDHHAILPTLKRPGTLSKEEQNVYDLIIRRFLSHFFPPAEYKMHTVMTQVDKHLFKTSIKELLSLGWKVVLSKADQDKGKKSKAPKKEEEEETDEWTDKKFEIDAGRLVDCIRAEMKEKATQPPKSYTEGTLLKAMESAGKQMENEELREVMKDAGLGTPATRAATIERLKKVGYIEMKGKKILITDKGKMAIDLIRNAGVDLLASPEMTGQWERRLHQISKGEAAQEKFMDNVKKFTLSIIDKVRQQPPAPANAFGEEARGKRSAGKENARSAGASVRTAAKGTRVPSGRGSSAGSATLERTAGAAGSAAGASPSRREALGSCPRSNCSGSIIEGRKGYGCSHYKQGCGFVVWKEYAGKQITETMLKSLLTKGQTQLLSFKRKDGSTVKARIVLNEPGTGQLSVREEN, via the coding sequence ATGAAGACGTTAATTATTGCTGAAAAACCGGATATGGGACGCACTATTGCGGCTGTTATGGAGCCTAGGGCCAAAAATAACCGTACCTATCTGGAGGGGGAGAAATACATTGTAACTTGGGCGATCGGTCATTTGCTGGGTCTCGCTGAGCCGGATGCATACGATGCCAAGTACAAACGCTGGAATATTAAAGATCTTCCCATTATCCCCGAGCAGTTTAAAATTGTACCGAATCCGAAAACAAAAGATCAGCTGAAAATAATTGGTGAGCTGGCCAAACGCTGTAATGCAATCGTGAATGCTTGTGATGCGGGACGAGAGGGGCAATATATTTTTGCCTTGATTCAGCAGCAGTTGAAGCTGCGTCAGCCGGTCAAGCGACTATGGATCTCAGATTTAACGGCGGAGAGTATTGCGGCAGGCTTTGAACGCTTGCGAGATGCATCGGAGTTTGAATTTCTAACTCAGGCTGCGCGGGCACGAAGTGAAGCAGACTGGTTGATCGGTATGAATGCTTCCAGAGCCTTTACAACACGGCATAACGCGTTATTGTCGGTCGGACGGGTGCAGACTCCTGTACTGGCATTGATTCATGACCGGGAAAAGGAAATTGAGGCGTTTCAGTCTCAAACCTTTTACGACGTGTGGGCAGAGTTTAAGCAAGATCAGACCAAGTATAAAGGTGCGTGGCAGGGAGATCGGTTGACCAAGCCGGAAGAAGCTGAGGCGATAGCAGCGGCAGTTCGCGGAAAAACAGGTGAAATCACAAAATATGATACGAAGCAGACGAAGGAATATCCTTTCAAGCTGTACGATTTGACACTGCTTCAGCGTGAGGCCAATGCCAAGTATAGTTATTCAGCCAAAAAAACGCTGGATGTGGCACAAGCGCTCTATGAGCGGCATAAGGTCATTTCCTATCCGCGTACCAATTCCAACTATGTAACGGAGCAAAATATAGACGGCATGCACAAGGCGCTTCGTATGCTGGGCACAGGTCCTTATGCTGATCTGGTACAGCAAGCGAACCCCAATTTGGTCCATAAACAGAATAAAGCTGTCTGCAATCCCTCCCGTGTTGAGGATCACCATGCTATATTGCCGACGCTGAAAAGACCGGGAACGCTCAGCAAGGAGGAGCAAAATGTATATGACCTGATCATCCGCAGGTTTTTGTCACATTTCTTCCCGCCTGCCGAGTATAAGATGCATACCGTGATGACCCAAGTGGACAAGCATCTGTTCAAAACAAGTATTAAGGAGCTTCTGTCCTTGGGCTGGAAAGTAGTTCTGAGCAAGGCTGATCAGGATAAAGGCAAAAAGAGCAAAGCACCGAAGAAAGAGGAAGAAGAGGAAACAGACGAATGGACGGACAAAAAGTTTGAGATTGATGCAGGCCGTCTGGTAGATTGTATTCGCGCCGAGATGAAAGAGAAGGCAACACAGCCGCCTAAAAGCTACACAGAGGGCACATTGCTTAAAGCAATGGAGAGCGCAGGCAAGCAGATGGAGAACGAGGAATTGCGTGAGGTCATGAAGGATGCTGGATTAGGTACGCCTGCGACACGTGCCGCCACCATTGAACGATTGAAGAAGGTCGGCTACATTGAAATGAAAGGCAAAAAGATTCTCATTACGGATAAGGGGAAAATGGCAATTGACCTGATCCGCAACGCGGGGGTCGACCTGCTTGCCTCGCCGGAGATGACAGGACAATGGGAACGCCGTCTGCATCAAATTTCCAAGGGAGAAGCTGCCCAGGAGAAGTTTATGGATAACGTTAAAAAGTTTACGTTATCCATCATTGACAAGGTGAGACAGCAACCACCGGCTCCAGCAAACGCTTTTGGCGAGGAAGCGAGGGGCAAGCGTTCGGCTGGTAAAGAAAACGCCCGCAGTGCAGGTGCGAGTGTACGCACAGCTGCCAAAGGGACGCGCGTTCCGTCAGGACGCGGCAGCAGTGCTGGAAGCGCAACGCTGGAGCGTACCGCGGGTGCGGCAGGTTCAGCCGCAGGCGCTTCGCCGAGCCGACGGGAAGCTCTGGGTAGCTGCCCACGCTCCAATTGCAGCGGAAGCATTATTGAAGGCCGCAAGGGGTACGGGTGCAGCCACTACAAGCAGGGCTGCGGCTTTGTCGTCTGGAAGGAATACGCTGGCAAGCAGATTACGGAAACGATGCTCAAGTCTCTGTTGACGAAGGGACAGACACAGTTGCTATCTTTTAAGCGTAAAGATGGATCGACCGTCAAAGCAAGAATTGTTCTGAATGAACCAGGCACTGGGCAACTTAGTGTTCGTGAGGAAAACTGA
- a CDS encoding aldo/keto reductase — protein sequence MEEKMVNVAGSLQLRKLGNSDLKLSPLGLGCWQFSNGKGIVGKFWPVLRREDIRQIVHTSLEGGINWFDTAEVYGGGQSEQLLAGTLNEIGGPLAEQANIATKWWPAFRTAGSITATIDERIRYLDQRTIHLYQVHSPYSFASVGSVMNAMAKLVEQEKIKYVGVSNFSAQQIREADRVLREHGLRLVSNQVKYSLLDRRIEQNGILDTAKELGVAIIAYSPLMQGILSGKFHKNPSLVKSIKGPRKWAAAFRDSGLRRSKPLIETLEQLAQQYNVTPTQIALNWLINAHGENVFAIPGASKVHHAEENVKAMQFTLTAGEIEMVSHVSNQVLRSK from the coding sequence GTGGAAGAGAAAATGGTAAATGTAGCAGGCTCACTGCAATTACGCAAGCTGGGCAACTCGGATTTAAAGCTGTCACCGCTTGGGCTTGGGTGCTGGCAGTTCAGCAATGGAAAAGGGATAGTCGGGAAATTCTGGCCGGTGCTGCGGCGGGAGGATATACGGCAAATCGTTCATACCAGTTTAGAAGGTGGAATTAATTGGTTTGATACCGCTGAAGTATACGGTGGCGGACAGTCTGAGCAGCTACTGGCCGGCACGTTGAATGAGATCGGAGGACCGCTCGCGGAACAGGCGAATATCGCTACGAAATGGTGGCCGGCTTTTCGCACCGCAGGCAGTATCACAGCAACGATTGATGAACGTATTCGCTATTTGGATCAACGAACGATTCACCTTTATCAGGTGCATTCGCCCTACTCCTTTGCTTCAGTCGGCTCCGTGATGAATGCGATGGCTAAATTGGTCGAGCAAGAAAAGATTAAATATGTGGGCGTAAGCAACTTTTCCGCGCAACAAATACGTGAAGCCGATCGTGTGCTGCGTGAGCACGGCCTTCGCCTAGTTTCGAATCAAGTAAAATACAGCCTACTCGACCGGAGAATCGAACAGAACGGAATTCTGGACACGGCCAAAGAGCTGGGCGTGGCGATCATCGCATACTCTCCATTAATGCAGGGGATCTTAAGTGGGAAATTCCATAAAAATCCTTCTCTGGTCAAGTCGATCAAGGGTCCGCGCAAGTGGGCGGCGGCATTCCGTGATTCGGGGCTGCGGAGATCGAAACCGCTGATTGAAACACTGGAACAGTTGGCTCAACAATATAACGTGACGCCAACGCAGATTGCCCTGAATTGGCTGATTAACGCTCACGGAGAGAACGTATTTGCGATACCTGGGGCTTCAAAAGTGCATCATGCCGAGGAAAATGTGAAGGCGATGCAGTTTACCTTGACAGCCGGTGAGATTGAGATGGTCAGCCACGTTTCCAACCAGGTGCTGAGATCGAAGTAA
- a CDS encoding condensation domain-containing protein, protein MQTSVISVKEYPLSSYQKDIWFEQCMYPEKPIYNIGGYVEVKGNLNTAIIRQSMQLLIRQNDSLSARFIDKKGEPYLTFLPEADYEVPFHDFSVKENPNSFCINWMKKEFLKPFQPEDFYFQFVLLKGAPNTYFILLKVHHLVIDGWGFALLISQLFDNYNKLAQGIGEMNRTVYSYADFISDNQNYLNSPAFLKDRAFWQNKYLTIPEPLLSRGMDIDDGDGDSVWSDRRTLTINKALYNQMIEFCKEEGCSSFHYFLGILFLYFSKICNRNEMVIGVPVFNRSKAKYKQTMGHFANVLPLRISPEKDISFKELIKSIKRELMQCYRHQKMSFGEIYRAVYENSNEKGKLFDISLSFEEQETREALIGAASRIVSMPHHHERNALNLLIWGQEGEADVAVNFDYQIQAFERFISIENVISHFEYLFTQVMEQSETLISQSKSCQRKKGVR, encoded by the coding sequence ATGCAAACGAGCGTAATAAGTGTCAAGGAGTATCCGTTAAGTTCCTATCAGAAAGATATATGGTTCGAACAGTGCATGTACCCTGAAAAGCCCATTTACAATATCGGTGGGTATGTTGAGGTTAAAGGAAACCTGAATACAGCTATCATTAGGCAGTCCATGCAGTTGTTAATCAGACAAAATGATTCTCTGAGTGCCCGTTTTATTGATAAAAAGGGAGAGCCTTATTTAACATTTTTGCCGGAAGCTGACTATGAAGTTCCGTTTCATGATTTTTCGGTGAAGGAAAATCCAAATTCTTTTTGCATCAACTGGATGAAAAAAGAATTTTTAAAACCTTTTCAACCAGAGGACTTCTATTTTCAATTTGTTTTGTTGAAAGGTGCTCCGAACACATACTTCATTTTACTTAAAGTTCATCATTTGGTGATCGATGGCTGGGGATTTGCTCTCTTAATTAGTCAACTGTTTGACAATTACAATAAATTGGCGCAAGGAATTGGCGAAATGAACAGAACGGTCTATTCCTATGCTGATTTTATTTCCGATAATCAGAATTATCTGAATTCTCCGGCCTTTTTAAAAGACAGGGCGTTCTGGCAGAACAAATATCTGACCATTCCCGAGCCTCTGTTGAGCAGAGGCATGGATATCGATGATGGTGACGGCGATTCCGTTTGGAGTGATCGACGAACCTTAACGATAAACAAGGCATTATACAATCAAATGATTGAATTTTGCAAAGAGGAAGGTTGCTCGTCGTTCCATTATTTTTTAGGCATACTGTTCCTGTATTTCAGCAAGATTTGCAATCGGAACGAAATGGTGATCGGCGTCCCGGTTTTTAATCGGAGCAAAGCGAAGTATAAGCAGACTATGGGACATTTCGCCAACGTGCTGCCGCTGCGGATCAGCCCTGAGAAAGATATAAGCTTCAAAGAATTGATTAAGAGCATCAAACGTGAGCTTATGCAATGCTATCGACATCAGAAAATGTCTTTTGGTGAAATTTACCGGGCGGTTTACGAGAATAGCAATGAGAAAGGCAAACTGTTTGATATATCGCTTTCTTTCGAAGAACAGGAAACGAGAGAAGCATTGATCGGAGCAGCAAGCCGAATTGTAAGTATGCCGCATCATCATGAAAGAAATGCACTCAATCTTCTGATATGGGGACAAGAAGGTGAAGCGGATGTAGCCGTTAATTTTGACTATCAGATACAGGCTTTTGAAAGATTCATCTCCATCGAGAACGTTATCTCCCACTTTGAATATTTATTTACTCAAGTCATGGAGCAAAGTGAAACGCTTATTTCGCAATCGAAATCGTGCCAGAGGAAGAAAGGAGTACGCTAG
- a CDS encoding AMP-binding protein has translation MPEEERSTLVRSFNRTEAEYPKDHTIHGLFEERAEQRADHPALVWGEQTLTYRELNEQANQLATVLRERGVKPDDIVAIMAERSMEMVIGILGTLKAGGAYLPIDPNYPEERIHYMLEDSGASILLTHQHLRDKLTYHGAIIDLDDESLKHTELDRANLEPVNKPEDLAYIIYTSGSTGKPQRGHGRTSGNHQPPAILPGTMGCGRIGPDVAVCQQLV, from the coding sequence GTGCCAGAGGAAGAAAGGAGTACGCTAGTTCGTAGTTTTAACCGCACGGAGGCAGAATATCCGAAGGATCACACGATCCACGGACTGTTTGAGGAACGAGCGGAGCAAAGAGCAGATCACCCGGCTTTGGTCTGGGGAGAGCAAACGCTGACCTACCGGGAGCTGAACGAGCAGGCGAATCAGCTGGCTACAGTCTTGAGAGAGCGGGGAGTGAAGCCGGATGATATCGTCGCCATCATGGCGGAGCGTTCCATGGAAATGGTCATAGGCATTCTGGGAACACTCAAAGCGGGCGGAGCCTATTTGCCGATAGATCCGAATTATCCGGAGGAACGGATTCACTATATGCTGGAGGACAGCGGCGCGTCCATTCTACTGACGCATCAGCATCTCCGGGACAAGCTCACTTATCACGGGGCGATTATCGATTTGGATGACGAAAGTCTGAAGCATACAGAGCTGGACCGTGCCAATCTGGAGCCTGTTAACAAGCCGGAGGATTTGGCCTATATCATTTATACCTCGGGATCTACGGGGAAACCCCAAAGGGGTCATGGTAGAACATCGGGGAATCATCAACCTCCGGCAATTCTTCCAGGAACAATGGGATGTGGACGGATCGGACCGGATGTTGCAGTTTGCCAGCAGCTCGTTTGA
- a CDS encoding AMP-binding protein → MVEHRGIINLRQFFQEQWDVDGSDRMLQFASSSFDASVWEMFTILLGGGTLYLVSRDIINNLNEFARFMSENQITIALLPPTYLAGIEPDRLPTLKKLVTGGSAITKELVTRWKDRVEYMNAYGPSESSVIATTWTYREEDMGYPSVPIGKPIANTRIYIMDTHQKLLPLGAAGEMCIAGDGLAKGVSASAGAHGGEVCGEPLRSWREAVPDR, encoded by the coding sequence ATGGTAGAACATCGGGGAATCATCAACCTCCGGCAATTCTTCCAGGAACAATGGGATGTGGACGGATCGGACCGGATGTTGCAGTTTGCCAGCAGCTCGTTTGACGCCTCGGTCTGGGAAATGTTCACGATTTTGCTGGGAGGCGGAACGCTGTATCTGGTTTCGCGGGATATTATTAATAATCTTAACGAATTTGCACGCTTCATGAGCGAAAACCAAATTACGATTGCGCTGCTTCCGCCTACTTATCTGGCAGGGATTGAGCCGGACAGGCTGCCGACGCTGAAAAAACTGGTGACAGGCGGATCAGCGATTACCAAAGAGCTGGTCACGCGGTGGAAAGACAGGGTGGAATATATGAACGCCTATGGTCCGAGCGAATCGAGCGTAATTGCAACCACGTGGACGTACCGGGAAGAGGATATGGGGTATCCGTCGGTACCGATTGGTAAACCAATTGCCAATACTCGAATTTACATTATGGATACACATCAAAAGCTGTTGCCGCTGGGAGCAGCCGGGGAAATGTGCATTGCGGGAGACGGATTGGCCAAGGGGGTATCTGCATCGGCCGGAGCTCACGGCGGAGAAGTTTGTGGCGAACCCTTACGAAGCTGGAGAGAAGCTGTACCGGACAGGTGA